A section of the Neorhizobium galegae bv. orientalis str. HAMBI 540 genome encodes:
- a CDS encoding ribose-phosphate pyrophosphokinase produces MKVFAGNSNRHLADAICSYLNVPVGKASVRRFADQEIFVEIQENVRGEDVFIIQSTSFPTNDHLMELLIMIDAFRRSSAKRITAVLPYFGYARQDRKAGPRTPISAKLVANLITEAGADRVLTLDLHAGQIQGFFDIPTDNLFAVPVLARDVKEHYDLNNVMVVSPDVGGVVRARALAKRIDCQLAIVDKRRERAGESEVMNVIGEVDGKDCLLIDDIVDSGGTLCNAAEALLKNGATSVTAYITHGVLSGGAVARIGASKLKELVITDSIQPTTAVQSAHNIRVITTANLLGEAINRTAMESSVSSLFD; encoded by the coding sequence ATGAAGGTTTTCGCAGGCAATTCGAACCGGCATCTCGCCGACGCGATCTGCAGCTATCTTAATGTTCCAGTCGGAAAAGCCAGCGTAAGGCGATTTGCAGACCAGGAAATCTTCGTTGAAATTCAGGAAAACGTGCGCGGCGAGGATGTCTTCATCATCCAGTCCACGTCCTTCCCGACCAACGATCACCTGATGGAACTGCTGATCATGATCGATGCGTTCCGCCGGTCGTCGGCCAAGCGCATCACTGCGGTCCTGCCGTATTTCGGTTACGCCCGCCAGGACCGCAAGGCCGGCCCGCGCACCCCGATCTCGGCAAAGCTCGTCGCCAACCTGATCACCGAGGCCGGGGCCGACCGTGTCCTGACACTCGACCTGCATGCCGGGCAGATCCAGGGCTTTTTCGATATCCCGACCGACAATCTCTTCGCGGTGCCGGTGCTCGCACGCGACGTCAAGGAACATTACGACCTCAACAACGTCATGGTCGTCTCGCCCGATGTCGGCGGCGTGGTTCGCGCCAGGGCGCTCGCCAAGCGCATCGACTGTCAGCTGGCAATCGTCGACAAGCGCCGCGAGCGGGCTGGCGAATCCGAGGTGATGAACGTCATCGGCGAAGTCGACGGCAAGGACTGCCTGCTGATCGACGATATCGTCGATTCCGGCGGCACGCTCTGCAATGCGGCTGAAGCACTTCTCAAGAACGGCGCCACCAGCGTCACCGCCTACATCACCCACGGCGTGCTGTCCGGCGGCGCGGTTGCGCGTATCGGCGCCTCCAAACTCAAGGAACTGGTGATCACCGACTCGATCCAGCCGACCACGGCGGTCCAGTCGGCGCACAACATCCGGGTCATCACCACCGCCAACCTGCTCGGCGAGGCGATCAACCGCACGGCAATGGAATCCTCCGTCTCCAGCCTTTTCGACTGA
- a CDS encoding Kazal-type serine protease inhibitor family protein: MFSFIGLSKRLAIFLVIPLLSACVDGGSRPGGYYPPERPRPDWNRPQRPDRPDWDRPQRPDRPDWNQPGRPGRPDRPDRPDWNQPGRPGRPDRPGRPEQPGFCTREYRPVCGQQGGRTQTFPNACEAANAGFSVVASGECRR; the protein is encoded by the coding sequence ATGTTTTCCTTTATTGGCCTCTCGAAGAGACTGGCCATTTTCCTTGTAATTCCGTTGCTGTCGGCCTGCGTCGACGGCGGTAGCAGGCCGGGCGGCTACTATCCGCCGGAACGGCCGCGGCCGGACTGGAACCGTCCTCAGAGGCCTGATCGTCCCGACTGGGATCGTCCGCAGCGACCCGACCGTCCGGATTGGAACCAACCCGGCAGGCCCGGTCGTCCGGACCGGCCGGATCGCCCGGACTGGAACCAGCCAGGCCGTCCTGGTCGCCCGGATCGTCCCGGAAGGCCCGAGCAGCCCGGCTTCTGCACGCGCGAATACCGTCCCGTCTGCGGCCAGCAGGGCGGACGCACCCAGACTTTCCCGAACGCCTGCGAGGCGGCAAATGCCGGCTTCAGCGTCGTGGCTTCCGGTGAGTGCCGCCGCTAA
- a CDS encoding putative bifunctional diguanylate cyclase/phosphodiesterase — protein sequence MFRVFSCIFVEHDLRYIASAVLICVIGSFLTIRLFSRARRGSGIEKVIWLFLAGFMGGSTTWTTHFLAMLGYLSGGQAGYEPAQTLLSFMIAVATATIGLSIASYGGRSLLAEAGGMVMGLGIAAMHYTGMAAYEVQGSIDWDRRYVIASLIFAGLFGVLTTNRVVRPVTHFCKYGSVLAMILAIATTHFTAMGAIDVVLDPRAVMQNEVVPPVVLGFGVLSLMLILLALTAATYLIDARTTQAAVEQYRRLSLHDALTGLANRAAFNEQLADIAMRPADLASRIAVLSFDLNRFKEVNDVHGHAAGDEVLRRIGGRLAQAVGEGEFIARVGGDEFVALKHLYYKRSDAMTLANRLLVEICKPIEWNGNTLTVGSSVGIALYPEEAKTIDDLVAQADVAMYRAKQSGGSMVCFYDSSMDQAARERNALAMDMRSGLVAGQFELYYQRQNDTFSEEVVGFEVLLRWNHPTRGLVNPGEFIPIAERTGFIVELGEWVLRSACLEAATWKNPFGIAVNVAAQQLADPRFPTKVRDILNETGLSADRLELEITESGIIGDHQRALQIVRHLKSLGVKIAMDDYGTGYSSLSTLMSFPFDKIKIDRTFVDGLSNNEQSAAIVRSTLILASSLHIPVLAEGVETDAHIAFLRKEGCMQVQGYLFGKPGPRAGIEHIVNGEARDESTPVVAKVA from the coding sequence ATGTTTCGCGTTTTTTCCTGCATCTTCGTAGAGCACGATCTTCGGTATATCGCTTCCGCAGTGTTGATCTGCGTAATCGGATCCTTCCTGACCATCCGTCTTTTTTCCCGCGCCCGGAGGGGGAGTGGGATCGAGAAGGTCATCTGGCTTTTCCTCGCGGGCTTCATGGGGGGATCGACCACCTGGACAACGCATTTTCTAGCTATGCTCGGTTATCTATCCGGCGGGCAGGCGGGATATGAACCGGCTCAAACCCTTCTTTCTTTCATGATCGCGGTCGCCACGGCCACGATCGGGTTGAGTATCGCAAGTTATGGCGGCCGGTCCCTGCTTGCCGAGGCCGGCGGGATGGTGATGGGGCTCGGCATCGCTGCGATGCATTACACGGGCATGGCCGCTTATGAGGTGCAGGGCAGCATCGACTGGGATCGCCGCTACGTCATAGCATCGCTGATCTTTGCAGGTCTATTCGGCGTGTTGACGACCAATCGCGTCGTGCGTCCGGTGACGCATTTCTGCAAATACGGTTCCGTTCTGGCGATGATCCTGGCGATCGCCACGACCCATTTCACCGCGATGGGCGCGATCGATGTCGTCCTCGACCCCCGCGCCGTGATGCAGAACGAGGTCGTTCCGCCGGTCGTGCTCGGTTTCGGCGTGCTGTCGCTGATGCTGATCCTGCTGGCGCTGACGGCGGCGACCTACCTGATCGATGCCCGCACGACCCAGGCCGCCGTCGAACAGTATCGCCGCCTTTCCCTGCACGATGCACTGACGGGGCTTGCCAATCGCGCCGCCTTCAACGAGCAGCTCGCCGATATCGCCATGCGTCCGGCCGACCTCGCGTCCCGCATCGCGGTGCTTTCCTTCGATCTCAATCGCTTCAAGGAGGTCAACGACGTCCACGGCCATGCGGCCGGCGACGAGGTCTTGCGCAGGATCGGCGGCAGGCTTGCTCAGGCGGTCGGCGAGGGCGAGTTCATTGCCCGTGTCGGCGGCGACGAGTTCGTGGCGCTGAAGCACCTGTACTACAAGCGCTCCGACGCGATGACGCTTGCCAATCGCCTGCTTGTCGAAATCTGCAAGCCGATCGAATGGAACGGGAATACGCTCACAGTCGGCTCGAGCGTCGGTATCGCGCTCTATCCCGAAGAAGCAAAGACGATCGACGATCTCGTGGCGCAGGCGGATGTGGCCATGTATCGCGCCAAGCAATCCGGCGGCAGCATGGTGTGCTTCTACGATTCGTCGATGGACCAGGCCGCCCGCGAACGCAACGCGCTTGCCATGGACATGCGTTCTGGTCTCGTGGCCGGGCAGTTCGAACTCTATTATCAGCGGCAAAACGACACGTTTTCCGAAGAGGTGGTCGGTTTCGAGGTTCTGCTGCGTTGGAACCACCCGACACGCGGCCTGGTCAATCCCGGCGAGTTCATCCCGATCGCAGAGCGCACCGGCTTCATCGTCGAGCTTGGCGAATGGGTGCTCCGGAGCGCCTGCCTGGAGGCGGCGACGTGGAAAAATCCGTTCGGCATTGCCGTCAACGTCGCCGCCCAGCAGCTCGCCGATCCGAGATTTCCGACCAAGGTTCGCGATATCCTCAACGAGACGGGGCTCAGTGCCGACCGGCTGGAGCTTGAGATTACCGAATCCGGCATCATCGGCGACCATCAGCGGGCGCTTCAGATCGTTCGCCATCTGAAGAGCCTCGGCGTCAAGATCGCCATGGACGACTACGGCACCGGTTATTCGTCGCTTTCGACGCTGATGTCCTTCCCGTTCGACAAGATCAAGATCGACCGAACCTTCGTCGACGGACTTTCCAACAACGAACAGTCGGCGGCGATCGTGCGCTCGACGTTGATCCTTGCCTCCAGCCTCCACATCCCGGTGCTTGCGGAAGGGGTGGAGACCGATGCGCATATCGCCTTCCTGCGCAAAGAAGGCTGCATGCAGGTCCAGGGTTATCTGTTCGGCAAGCCCGGTCCGCGGGCCGGGATCGAGCATATCGTCAATGGTGAAGCCCGGGACGAGAGCACCCCGGTGGTTGCCAAGGTCGCCTGA